A stretch of the Argentina anserina chromosome 6, drPotAnse1.1, whole genome shotgun sequence genome encodes the following:
- the LOC126797604 gene encoding receptor-like serine/threonine-protein kinase ALE2 isoform X2 encodes MGRQLSLLLMQMCLIVGVLPSYGSADHAVSPNPPLSFDRKEHRNLVAPPPRKVSHHLQPAGEVPAKATRPYDFVRPSSIALPPSIPSSGDPAKKWVHAPKHSPSTSRHKNHHASKTFRSFAPGPTYSIHSHTNSQQESWTAPAPAPTTFEDHYNLPIFPPAVSPIDSSLKRTKSPPPSPILALPPPPPNEDCSSIICTEPLTYTPPGSTCGCVQPIEVKLQLDVAIYTFFPSVSKLAEEIADSVALNHSQVRIMGADASSQQLEKTAVLVNLVPTRLIFDGTTAFQIYEKFWRRQVSINASLFGDYEVLNVHYPGLPPSPPSAPSVISSIDDGPYTGQDNNGRIIKPIGVDVPRKRNNGIKGSLIAVIVLSSFTAVLLCVGFAWLLLLKCRSHSHEPQHIPQASTSSPTKLTGPPRSVMFGSTHGSGSLSFSSGALTYTGSAKTFTLHDMERATNNFDASRILGEGGFGLVYSASLDDGREVAVKVLKRDDHHGGREFLAEVEMLGRLHHRNLVKLIGICTEGHTRCLVYELVPNGSVESHLHGVDKETDPLDWDARIKIALGSARGLAYLHEDSNPRVIHCDFKASNILLEYDFTPKVSDFGLARAALEEGKRQISTHVMGTFGYLAPEYAMTGHLLVKSDVYSYGVVLLELLTGRKPVDLSQPSGQENLVGWARPLLTSQEGLESIIDPALKSEMITWDSVTKVAAIASMCIQPEVSHRPFMGEVVQALKLVCSEFNETKELGVSTSCGQDDEDGICIHTYSGNLGVSESQLQMAEYGASHDTKIPSTSDLLSASVGFKAEGQEIGSFRRYSSSGPLRTGKRRQFWQRLRSLSSGSMSEHGLSSKLWPN; translated from the exons ATGGGGAGGCAATTGAGTCTGCTGCTTATGCAAATGTGCTTGATTGTGGGTGTTTTACCATCTTATGGATCTGCAG ACCATGCTGTCTCTCCTAATCCCCCCCTCAGCTTTGACAGGAAAGAACACAGAAATTTGGTAGCTCCGCCTCCCAGAAAAGTCTCCCACCACCTACAGCCAGCAGGAGAAGTTCCAGCTAAAG CCACCCGTCCCTATGATTTTGTAAGGCCTTCAAGTATTGCACTTCCACCTTCTATACCATCTTCTGGAGATCCTGCAAAGAAATGGGTGCATGCTCCTAAACATTCTCCCTCAACCTCACGTCACAAAAATCATCATGCAAGTAAAACGTTTCGCAGCTTTGCTCCAGGACCAACTTACTCGATTCATTCCCACACTAATAGTCAACAAG AGAGCTGGACTGCACCTGCACCTGCACCAACTACTTTTGAAGACCACTATAATT TGCCCATTTTTCCACCTGCAGTTTCTCCCATAGATTCTTCCTTAAAGAGGACAAAATCTCCACCCCCATCACCAATTTTGGCCTTACCACCTCCACCTCCCAatgaag ATTGTTCGTCAATCATATGCACAGAACCGTTAACATATACACCTCCAGGCTCAACATGTGGTTGTGTGCAACCAATTGAAGTTAAACTCCAATTAGATGTTGCAATATACACATTCTTCCCTTCAGTTTCAAAGCTGGCTGAGGAAATTGCAGATAGTGTTGCACTAAACCATAGCCAAGTTCGCATAATGGGAGCAGATGCATCTAGTCAGCAGCTGGAGAAAACTGCCGTCCTCGTGAACTTGGTACCTACAAGACTAATATTTGATGGCACTACGGCATTTCAAATCTATGAGAAATTCTGGCGTAGACAGGTTTCTATAAATGCTTCTCTCTTTGGTGATTATGAAGTATTGAATGTTCACTATCCAG GTCTTCCACCTTCTCCCCCTTCAGCACCTTCAGTCATTTCTAGTATAGATGACGGGCCATACACAGGCCAAGACAACAATGGAAGGATAATAAAACCTATAGGAGTTGATGTGCcgagaaaaagaaataatggAATCAAAGGAAGTTTGATTGCTGTGATCGTTCTATCATCTTTCACTGCCGTTCTTTTATGTGTGGGGTTTGCCTGGCTTTTGTTGCTGAAATGTCGATCTCACTCCCATGAGCCGCAACATATTCCACAAGCTTCGACATCATCACCTACAAAACTCACAG GGCCTCCCAGGTCAGTCATGTTTGGTAGTACACATGGTTCCGGATCATTGTCTTTTAGTTCTGGTGCACTAACCTATACTGGATCTGCGAAGACCTTTACTCTGCATGACATGGAGAGAGCCACAAATAATTTTGATGCTTCAAGAATACTTGGAGAAGGTGGCTTTGGGCTTGTTTACAGTGCTTCTTTAGATGATGGACGAGAGGTGGCTGTGAAGGTTCTGAAGAGAGATGATCATCATGGTGGCCGTGAATTCTTAGCAGAAGTTGAGATGCTTGGCCGTCTTCACCACAGAAATCTGGTCAAATTAATTGGTATCTGCACAGAGGGCCATACCCGTTGCCTCGTATATGAACTTGTTCCAAATGGAAGTGTTGAATCCCATCTGCATG GTGTTGACAAGGAAACTGATCCACTTGATTGGGATGCCAGAATAAAGATTGCCCTTGGTTCAGCTAGGGGCCTAGCTTATCTCCACGAAGACTCAAATCCTCGAGTTATACATTGTGACTTCAAGGCCAGCAACATTTTACTGGAATATGATTTTACACCCAAGGTTTCGGATTTTGGACTGGCTAGAGCGGCTCTGGAGGAGGGAAAACGACAGATTTCAACACATGTTATGGGAACTTTTGG TTACTTGGCTCCAGAGTATGCAATGACAGGCCATCTTCTAGTTAAAAGTGATGTTTACAGCTATGGTgtagtcctacttgaactcctGACAGGAAGAAAGCCAGTGGATCTGTCACAACCTTCAGGTCAAGAGAACCTTGTTGGTTGGGCTCGTCCTCTCCTCACAAGCCAAGAGGGTCTAGAATCAATAATAGACCCTGCACTGAAATCTGAGATGATCACATGGGACAGTGTAACCAAGGTAGCCGCAATTGCTTCAATGTGTATACAACCAGAAGTATCTCACCGACCATTCATGGGCGAGGTAGTTCAGGCCTTAAAGCTCGTTTGCAGTGAATTCAATGAAACAAAAGAGCTTGGGGTTTCAACGAGTTGTGGCCAAGACGATGAAGATGGTATCTGCATTCATACATATAGTGGTAATCTTGGAGTGTCAGAATCACAGCTTCAGATGGCTGAATATGGAGCTAGCCATGACACTAAAATACCCTCGACGTCAGACTTGTTgagtgcaagtgtgggatttaAGGCTGAGGGGCAGGAAATAGGATCTTTCAGGAGGTACTCTAGTTCAGGGCCTTTGAGAACTGGTAAACGAAGGCAGTTTTGGCAAAGACTAAGGAGTTTGTCTAGCGGAAGTATGAGTGAACATGGATTGTCATCGAAACTGTGGCCAAACTAA
- the LOC126797604 gene encoding receptor-like serine/threonine-protein kinase ALE2 isoform X1, whose translation MGRQLSLLLMQMCLIVGVLPSYGSADHAVSPNPPLSFDRKEHRNLVAPPPRKVSHHLQPAGEVPAKATRPYDFVRPSSIALPPSIPSSGDPAKKWVHAPKHSPSTSRHKNHHASKTFRSFAPGPTYSIHSHTNSQQGPSISPFQSPSSSSESWTAPAPAPTTFEDHYNLPIFPPAVSPIDSSLKRTKSPPPSPILALPPPPPNEDCSSIICTEPLTYTPPGSTCGCVQPIEVKLQLDVAIYTFFPSVSKLAEEIADSVALNHSQVRIMGADASSQQLEKTAVLVNLVPTRLIFDGTTAFQIYEKFWRRQVSINASLFGDYEVLNVHYPGLPPSPPSAPSVISSIDDGPYTGQDNNGRIIKPIGVDVPRKRNNGIKGSLIAVIVLSSFTAVLLCVGFAWLLLLKCRSHSHEPQHIPQASTSSPTKLTGPPRSVMFGSTHGSGSLSFSSGALTYTGSAKTFTLHDMERATNNFDASRILGEGGFGLVYSASLDDGREVAVKVLKRDDHHGGREFLAEVEMLGRLHHRNLVKLIGICTEGHTRCLVYELVPNGSVESHLHGVDKETDPLDWDARIKIALGSARGLAYLHEDSNPRVIHCDFKASNILLEYDFTPKVSDFGLARAALEEGKRQISTHVMGTFGYLAPEYAMTGHLLVKSDVYSYGVVLLELLTGRKPVDLSQPSGQENLVGWARPLLTSQEGLESIIDPALKSEMITWDSVTKVAAIASMCIQPEVSHRPFMGEVVQALKLVCSEFNETKELGVSTSCGQDDEDGICIHTYSGNLGVSESQLQMAEYGASHDTKIPSTSDLLSASVGFKAEGQEIGSFRRYSSSGPLRTGKRRQFWQRLRSLSSGSMSEHGLSSKLWPN comes from the exons ATGGGGAGGCAATTGAGTCTGCTGCTTATGCAAATGTGCTTGATTGTGGGTGTTTTACCATCTTATGGATCTGCAG ACCATGCTGTCTCTCCTAATCCCCCCCTCAGCTTTGACAGGAAAGAACACAGAAATTTGGTAGCTCCGCCTCCCAGAAAAGTCTCCCACCACCTACAGCCAGCAGGAGAAGTTCCAGCTAAAG CCACCCGTCCCTATGATTTTGTAAGGCCTTCAAGTATTGCACTTCCACCTTCTATACCATCTTCTGGAGATCCTGCAAAGAAATGGGTGCATGCTCCTAAACATTCTCCCTCAACCTCACGTCACAAAAATCATCATGCAAGTAAAACGTTTCGCAGCTTTGCTCCAGGACCAACTTACTCGATTCATTCCCACACTAATAGTCAACAAG GCCCTTCAATCTCCCCATTTCAATCTCCTTCGTCGTCTTCAGAGAGCTGGACTGCACCTGCACCTGCACCAACTACTTTTGAAGACCACTATAATT TGCCCATTTTTCCACCTGCAGTTTCTCCCATAGATTCTTCCTTAAAGAGGACAAAATCTCCACCCCCATCACCAATTTTGGCCTTACCACCTCCACCTCCCAatgaag ATTGTTCGTCAATCATATGCACAGAACCGTTAACATATACACCTCCAGGCTCAACATGTGGTTGTGTGCAACCAATTGAAGTTAAACTCCAATTAGATGTTGCAATATACACATTCTTCCCTTCAGTTTCAAAGCTGGCTGAGGAAATTGCAGATAGTGTTGCACTAAACCATAGCCAAGTTCGCATAATGGGAGCAGATGCATCTAGTCAGCAGCTGGAGAAAACTGCCGTCCTCGTGAACTTGGTACCTACAAGACTAATATTTGATGGCACTACGGCATTTCAAATCTATGAGAAATTCTGGCGTAGACAGGTTTCTATAAATGCTTCTCTCTTTGGTGATTATGAAGTATTGAATGTTCACTATCCAG GTCTTCCACCTTCTCCCCCTTCAGCACCTTCAGTCATTTCTAGTATAGATGACGGGCCATACACAGGCCAAGACAACAATGGAAGGATAATAAAACCTATAGGAGTTGATGTGCcgagaaaaagaaataatggAATCAAAGGAAGTTTGATTGCTGTGATCGTTCTATCATCTTTCACTGCCGTTCTTTTATGTGTGGGGTTTGCCTGGCTTTTGTTGCTGAAATGTCGATCTCACTCCCATGAGCCGCAACATATTCCACAAGCTTCGACATCATCACCTACAAAACTCACAG GGCCTCCCAGGTCAGTCATGTTTGGTAGTACACATGGTTCCGGATCATTGTCTTTTAGTTCTGGTGCACTAACCTATACTGGATCTGCGAAGACCTTTACTCTGCATGACATGGAGAGAGCCACAAATAATTTTGATGCTTCAAGAATACTTGGAGAAGGTGGCTTTGGGCTTGTTTACAGTGCTTCTTTAGATGATGGACGAGAGGTGGCTGTGAAGGTTCTGAAGAGAGATGATCATCATGGTGGCCGTGAATTCTTAGCAGAAGTTGAGATGCTTGGCCGTCTTCACCACAGAAATCTGGTCAAATTAATTGGTATCTGCACAGAGGGCCATACCCGTTGCCTCGTATATGAACTTGTTCCAAATGGAAGTGTTGAATCCCATCTGCATG GTGTTGACAAGGAAACTGATCCACTTGATTGGGATGCCAGAATAAAGATTGCCCTTGGTTCAGCTAGGGGCCTAGCTTATCTCCACGAAGACTCAAATCCTCGAGTTATACATTGTGACTTCAAGGCCAGCAACATTTTACTGGAATATGATTTTACACCCAAGGTTTCGGATTTTGGACTGGCTAGAGCGGCTCTGGAGGAGGGAAAACGACAGATTTCAACACATGTTATGGGAACTTTTGG TTACTTGGCTCCAGAGTATGCAATGACAGGCCATCTTCTAGTTAAAAGTGATGTTTACAGCTATGGTgtagtcctacttgaactcctGACAGGAAGAAAGCCAGTGGATCTGTCACAACCTTCAGGTCAAGAGAACCTTGTTGGTTGGGCTCGTCCTCTCCTCACAAGCCAAGAGGGTCTAGAATCAATAATAGACCCTGCACTGAAATCTGAGATGATCACATGGGACAGTGTAACCAAGGTAGCCGCAATTGCTTCAATGTGTATACAACCAGAAGTATCTCACCGACCATTCATGGGCGAGGTAGTTCAGGCCTTAAAGCTCGTTTGCAGTGAATTCAATGAAACAAAAGAGCTTGGGGTTTCAACGAGTTGTGGCCAAGACGATGAAGATGGTATCTGCATTCATACATATAGTGGTAATCTTGGAGTGTCAGAATCACAGCTTCAGATGGCTGAATATGGAGCTAGCCATGACACTAAAATACCCTCGACGTCAGACTTGTTgagtgcaagtgtgggatttaAGGCTGAGGGGCAGGAAATAGGATCTTTCAGGAGGTACTCTAGTTCAGGGCCTTTGAGAACTGGTAAACGAAGGCAGTTTTGGCAAAGACTAAGGAGTTTGTCTAGCGGAAGTATGAGTGAACATGGATTGTCATCGAAACTGTGGCCAAACTAA
- the LOC126799488 gene encoding protein HOTHEAD: MALVNGALVLKKLILFVALCLTGLLSSSQGVVYNEYRYPFIKKASSFPSVSSSSSSGHGNVYDYIIVGGGTAGCPLAATLSQNFSVLVLERGGVPFANSNVSFLQNFHIALQDISPKSPSQPFVSTDGVINSRARVLGGGSVINAGFYTRADPRFIKNVGWDAKLVNESYPWIEKQIVHEPQPEPYQFAFKDSLLDAGVSPFNGFTYDHLYGTKFGGTIYDKFGRRHSSAELLSSGNPQKLKVLIYATVQKIVFDTSGKRPKAVGVTFKDENGNNHQAFLADKPQSEVLLSSGALGSPQMLLLSGIGPKADLKKLNIPVVLNNEFVGKGMADNPMNAIFVPSCRAEKQTLIQTVGITKMGVYIEASSGFSQSNDSIECNHGIMSAEIGQLSTIPPKQRTPEAIQAFMKHKKNLPHEVFKGGFILEKISNPISKGDLFLINTNVDDNPSVTFNYFSHPYDLKRCVDGIRIATKVAQSEHFTKYTRVDKQTVEKILQISVKANVNLIPKNVNDTKSLEQFCKDTVITIWHYHGGCHVGTVVSPDHKVLGVDRVRVVDGSTFSESPGTNPQGTVMMMGRYMGLKILRDRLGTAAGI, translated from the exons ATGGCTTTGGTTAATGGAGCACTAGTACTCAAGAAGCTCATTCTCTTTGTGGCTTTGTGCCTCACCGGCctactctcttcttctcaag GTGTGGTTTACAATGAATATAGATACCCATTTATCAAAAAAGCAAGCTCTTTTCCATCtgtttcatcatcttcatcaagCGGCCACGGCAATGTCTATGACTACATAATTGTGGGAGGAGGCACAGCTGGGTGTCCTTTGGCTGCAACCCTCTCCCAGAATTTCAGTGTATTAGTGCTGGAAAGAGGGGGTGTGCCTTTTGCCAACTCCAATGTCTCATTCCTACAAAACTTCCACATTGCCTTGCAAGATATTTCACCTAAATCTCCTTCTCAGCCCTTTGTTTCCACTGATGGAGTAATCAATTCCAGAGCTCGGGTTTTGGGTGGCGGCAGTGTTATCAATGCTGGATTCTATACTAGAGCAGACCCAAG ATTTATAAAAAATGTGGGATGGGATGCCAAGCTAGTAAACGAGTCATATCCCTGGATTGAGAAGCAAATTGTTCATGAGCCTCAGCCTGAACCATATCAGTTCGCATTCAAGGATAGTCTTTTGGATGCTGGGGTTTCGCCTTTTAATGGATTCACTTATGACCACCTTTATGGGACCAAATTTGGTGGAACCATTTACGATAAGTTTGGTCGTCGTCACTCTTCTGCTGAATTACTATCTTCTGGGAATCCTCAGAAGCTCAAAGTCTTAATTTACGCTACAGTTCAAAAGATTGTTTTTGACACATCAG GGAAGAGGCCAAAGGCAGTGGGGGTTACGTTTAAAGATGAAAATGGGAACAATCATCAAGCATTTCTTGCTGATAAGCCGCAAAGTGAAGTACTATTGTCTAGTGGAGCACTTGGAAGCCCTCAAATGTTGTTGCTAAGCGGTATTGGACCAAAAGCGGACCTAAAGAAGTTGAACATTCCAGTTGTGCTCAATAACGAATTTGTTGGAAAAGGCATGGCTGATAATCCGATGAATGCAATCTTTGTCCCTAGCTGTAGAGCTGAAAAGCAGACACTAATCCAAACTGTAGGGATCACCAAAATGGGTGTGTACATTGAAGCTAGCAGTGGATTTAGTCAGTCCAATGATAGCATCGAATGCAACCATGGAATCATGTCTGCTGAG ATTGGACAGCTATCTACTATTCCTCCAAAGCAAAGAACCCCAGAAGCCATTCAAGCTTTCATGAAGCACAAGAAAAACTTGCCCCATGAAGTATTCAAAGGAGGCTTTATTCTAGAAAAAATTTCAAACCCAATTTCCAAAGGAGACCTTTTCCTGATCAACACCAATGTTGACGACAACCCCTCCGTCACTTTCAACTACTTCAGCCACCCCTATGATCTTAAGCGCTGTGTTGATGGGATTCGAATAGCCACAAAGGTTGCACAATCAGAGCATTTCACAAAATACACAAGAGTTGACAAGCAAACTGTGGAAAAGATACTTCAGATCAGTGTGAAGGCTAATGTTAACCTCATACCTAAGAACGTTAATGACACAAAGTCATTGGAGCAGTTCTGCAAAGACACTGTCATCACTATTTGGCATTACCACGGTGGGTGTCATGTGGGCACTGTGGTTAGCCCTGACCACAAAGTTCTTGGTGTTGACAGGGTCAGGGTTGTAGATGGCTCGACATTTTCTGAATCCCCCGGAACCAATCCTCAGGGTACTGTCATGATGATGGGGAG GTACATGGGACTGAAGATCCTGAGAGACAGACTGGGAACCGCTGCTGGCATATAA